GGACAACTTTTCCCTCTTGTTGAACTTCTTGATTAACGATCAAGGGTTCTAAAATTTCCATTCCGGCTTTCATGGCTCTGGCAGCGATCATCATCTCAGGCAAGAAGATTTCGTTTCTGGAAAAAAGAAGTCCCACTTCATCCATGGCCGCATTCATTCCTTTGGAGATGATATCCTGAACCGAAATCCCTTCCTCCAAGGCCTGATGGGTCCATTGTTTGGTTTCATTCCATTTCCCTTTCAAAACAGACTGATAAATTTGTTTTAACGTGTCATTCATCTTCGGATTTCCTTTTTTAATCAGTATAACCTCCGACTTCCCTAGCATAACGGAACATTTCCAATACGGCTTCAGGACTACATCCGGAATGGATAGAATTGCTGTCCGATAAAATATACCCACCACCTTCTTTGGCTTGCTCCATGCATCGATTCACTTCCGCCCGCACCAGATCCAGGTTTTCTTGGCAGAGAGCAACCCCGCAATCGATATTTCCGGCTAAAATCAAACGATCCCCGTAATCTTTTTTAACCTGACTTAAATCAACCCCGGCGGTAGGCTCCAGAGAATGGACACCTCGAATTCCCGACTTCACAGCGGTTTCCAGTAAAGGCACAATATAACCGTCTGAATGCCAGAGAAGGGGGATTTCCACCTTTTTGGCAATATATTGATAACAAGGAACCATTAACGCATCAAATTCCGTCGGGGCAATAAAGGTTCGTTGCTTGAAAGCGGCATCATCGCCCATTAAAATCAGGTCTGCACCTAATTCCACTCCGAATGCTGCTACCTCGGCAAACCATTTGGTCCGTTCCCAGATGAGCTTTTCAATAAAAGCCCGGTTATCCATGTATAAATAAAAAAATTCTTCAAACCCAATACTTTCCATGGTTAAACCAAAAGGTCCGGTATGGGAAGTAAAGCAAAAAGCCTTATCGGGGTGTTTTTTAATCAATGTTTTGATTCGCCCGGGATCGATTCTTTCCTCTAGTTTGAGTTCCGGAACATACCGCCCTATTTCCTCTTCACTGCGGACAACTCCGCCCACATAAGATCCTCTTTTCCAAATTCGACCGAACTCATCACACCCATCCCACCCCCCATAGGTTCCCCCCGAGGTCTGCATACTTTCCGGAATTTCCTGGCTGAGTGCCGCATTCAACGGGATTCCTTGGCACCAATTCTGACTATATAGGGGATAAACATCCAATCCCAGAGTTTCCAGCGTTCTTTCAAAGGTGCCTCCTCCAAATTTTCTAATAAATTTCGGATCGATTCCAAAGGTCATCAAAGGAACCCTATCCGGTAAGCGTCCTTCTAATACGGCTAAAACACGTTCTTTTGAATTCATGTTATTGTTACTCTCAATTCTCTTCAGACCGAAGGATCTGTATTCTGACCAGGTATTAAAAAATTCGTTTTAACTCTTAATCCCCAAATAGGCTTCGACAACCTGGGGAGCATTTAGGACTTCTTCCGGTGTTCCTTCGGCGATCTTGGTGCCAAAGTTTAAGACCGTAATGCGATCGGTTAAATCTCCGACCATTTGCATATCGTGTTCCACCCAAACCATGGATAAGCCTATCTCATGTTTCATCCTCAAGATAAAACGGGCCAAATCTTCCTTCTCTTGACGGTTCATTCCGGCTGATGGTTCATCCAGGAGCAATAGTTTAGGTTCCATGGCTAAGGCCCTTCCAAGCCCGACTATCTTTTGCACCCCATAAGGTAAGCTGGAGGCCTCTTGTTTTCGATATTTCCCCAATTCCAAAAAGTCGATGATTTCTTCGACCACCTCTCGATTTCTTATTTCTTCAGACTTGGTTTTCCCCCAAAAAAAGGCATCCGAAAAAAAATGACTTCTAGTTTTTATGTGGCGACCGATCAGGAGATTTTGGAGGACTGTCATCTGTTGAAAAAGTTCGGCATGCTGAAAGGTCCTCGCTATTCCTCTTCTGGCGGCCACAGAAGCGCGCGTCCCGGCAAGATTATTATCCGCCCAAAGAATTTCTCCCTGGGAAGGATGATAAATACCGCTTATACAATTAAAGAGACTTGTTTTCCCCGCCCCATTGGGACCGATCAAGGCCATTAACTCCCCCGGCCGGACCGTCATCGAAACATCGCTCAAGATCTCCAATCCCCCGATGAAGAGAGAAAGTCCTTTTAAATAAAGTTGTTCTGCCTTATCCATACCATCTACGGGTTCGCCGGTATTGTTTGACCTCTCGGTAACTTTTCCGGGATTGCTGCTCTCCCCGTCCCAAATAAAATTCTTGAATGTCTTTATGATTTTTAAGTTTTTCAATATCTCCGGCATAAACCAACCGACCGTTCTCGATGACGTATCCATAATCGGCGATCT
This sequence is a window from Deltaproteobacteria bacterium. Protein-coding genes within it:
- a CDS encoding ABC transporter ATP-binding protein, which encodes MDKAEQLYLKGLSLFIGGLEILSDVSMTVRPGELMALIGPNGAGKTSLFNCISGIYHPSQGEILWADNNLAGTRASVAARRGIARTFQHAELFQQMTVLQNLLIGRHIKTRSHFFSDAFFWGKTKSEEIRNREVVEEIIDFLELGKYRKQEASSLPYGVQKIVGLGRALAMEPKLLLLDEPSAGMNRQEKEDLARFILRMKHEIGLSMVWVEHDMQMVGDLTDRITVLNFGTKIAEGTPEEVLNAPQVVEAYLGIKS